One Streptomyces sp. CNQ-509 DNA window includes the following coding sequences:
- a CDS encoding ketoacyl-ACP synthase III family protein, translating to MKTPGIHIAGLGTYLPEIMSAEKAVEQGLYSEEDYEWFGWTGAAVAGDISAPDMAVHAAREAMERAGQDGAGLRLHIHAHSWPQGPLGWSPHQYVLHHVTQRDVPSFLIWQACSGLIGGMEMAASYLMAQPEGSGALLTGADNSGRPDFNRWAFGLQNGVIGDGGSAVVLSKQGGFARLLSINSGSTPELEQLYRGNEPIYSPESAGGERVDFRERLSSFGDDLGNTVAEVVSRQGELRAELALRSMAEAGITPEQVTRVAHVFTGLESYLKVILDPMGVSSDKGLLEYGRQFGHLTVNDQIIGLEHLVATGEVGPGDHVLIVAHGGGTSISCAVVAVDTRPDWASGPGAVTSATRTSSTGQTAGFAEGGGR from the coding sequence GTGAAAACACCGGGTATCCACATCGCCGGCCTGGGAACGTACCTCCCGGAGATCATGAGTGCGGAGAAGGCCGTCGAACAGGGCCTCTACTCGGAGGAGGACTACGAGTGGTTCGGCTGGACCGGCGCGGCTGTAGCGGGTGACATCTCCGCCCCGGACATGGCGGTCCACGCCGCCCGTGAGGCCATGGAGCGGGCCGGGCAGGACGGAGCGGGCCTCCGTCTTCACATCCATGCGCACAGCTGGCCGCAGGGCCCGCTGGGCTGGTCTCCTCATCAGTACGTTCTGCACCACGTCACACAGCGTGACGTTCCTTCCTTCCTTATCTGGCAGGCGTGCAGTGGGTTGATCGGCGGAATGGAAATGGCCGCCTCGTACCTGATGGCGCAGCCGGAAGGCTCGGGGGCTCTTCTGACCGGGGCCGACAACTCGGGCAGGCCGGACTTCAACCGGTGGGCGTTCGGGCTTCAGAACGGCGTGATCGGGGACGGCGGCTCGGCGGTGGTGCTGTCCAAACAGGGCGGCTTCGCACGCTTGTTGTCCATCAATTCCGGATCCACACCGGAGCTGGAACAGCTCTACCGCGGCAACGAACCGATCTACTCCCCCGAGAGCGCCGGAGGGGAACGGGTCGACTTCCGCGAGCGGCTGAGTTCGTTCGGAGACGATCTGGGAAACACTGTCGCCGAAGTCGTCAGCCGACAGGGCGAGTTGCGGGCCGAACTGGCCCTGCGGTCGATGGCCGAGGCCGGAATCACCCCGGAGCAGGTCACGCGTGTGGCGCATGTCTTCACCGGCCTGGAGAGCTACCTGAAGGTCATCCTGGACCCGATGGGAGTCAGTTCTGACAAGGGTCTGCTCGAGTACGGCCGCCAGTTCGGCCACCTCACGGTGAACGACCAGATCATCGGTCTGGAGCATCTCGTGGCGACCGGCGAGGTGGGCCCCGGCGACCATGTGCTGATTGTCGCCCACGGAGGCGGCACATCCATCTCCTGTGCGGTCGTGGCCGTCGACACACGCCCTGACTGGGCGTCCGGGCCGGGCGCGGTCACTTCCGCCACACGGACATCCTCCACCGGCCAGACGGCCGGCTTCGCCGAAGGAGGCGGGCGGTGA
- the aepY gene encoding phosphonopyruvate decarboxylase encodes MIEADIFCGELEQRGFARASGVPCSFFGGPIAHLSRTPGRYTPAANEGNAVAVAVGAALAGERCYVMLQNSGLGNLVNPLTSLVMTYRIPVLTFVSLRGWPDPAQDEPQHEVMGGITQPFLEMLGLPRWILRADVSHEEFSGILDEAEAAVSKGQAPFVLVEKGAVGKCPPGEDSAAEARQHSGEVVSLVSELAGEAPVIATTGFTGRELFGLDDRPRNFYMQGSMGHASSIALGVALAQPRTPVFVLDGDGAALMHLGALSAIGDQAPGNLVHVVLDNGIHESTGGQSTTSAGTSIEEVARAAGYATAERCRSLEQVREQVTRALHSPGPHLILVPTRARTGPMPPRATATHSPENMRDRFARAVQAASGLP; translated from the coding sequence GTGATCGAGGCGGACATCTTCTGCGGTGAACTGGAACAGCGCGGCTTCGCCAGGGCCAGCGGTGTCCCCTGTTCCTTCTTCGGAGGGCCCATCGCCCATCTCAGCCGTACTCCTGGGCGCTACACCCCGGCCGCGAACGAGGGCAACGCCGTGGCTGTTGCGGTCGGAGCGGCGCTGGCGGGTGAGCGCTGCTACGTGATGCTGCAGAACTCCGGGCTGGGCAATCTGGTCAACCCCCTGACATCACTGGTGATGACTTACCGCATACCGGTGCTGACGTTCGTGAGCCTTCGCGGGTGGCCGGACCCCGCCCAGGATGAACCCCAGCACGAAGTGATGGGCGGGATCACCCAGCCCTTCCTGGAGATGCTCGGCCTGCCGCGCTGGATCCTGCGGGCGGATGTGTCGCACGAGGAGTTCAGCGGCATCCTGGATGAGGCCGAGGCCGCAGTGTCCAAAGGGCAGGCACCCTTTGTTCTCGTGGAGAAGGGTGCTGTGGGCAAGTGCCCTCCGGGCGAGGACAGCGCGGCCGAGGCCAGGCAGCACAGCGGTGAGGTGGTGAGCCTGGTCAGCGAGCTGGCCGGCGAGGCGCCGGTGATCGCCACCACTGGTTTCACCGGGCGTGAGCTGTTCGGTCTCGATGACAGGCCGCGCAATTTCTACATGCAGGGCTCCATGGGACACGCCTCGTCCATAGCCCTGGGGGTTGCCCTGGCGCAACCGCGGACCCCGGTCTTCGTCCTCGACGGCGACGGCGCCGCGCTGATGCATCTGGGTGCGCTCTCGGCGATCGGCGACCAGGCACCCGGCAATCTGGTGCACGTCGTGCTGGACAACGGCATCCACGAGTCGACCGGCGGGCAATCCACCACGTCCGCTGGTACGTCCATCGAGGAGGTGGCGCGGGCCGCGGGTTATGCAACGGCGGAACGGTGTCGAAGCCTTGAGCAGGTTCGCGAGCAGGTCACTCGTGCCCTCCACAGCCCGGGCCCGCACCTGATCCTGGTCCCGACCCGTGCCCGCACGGGGCCGATGCCGCCGCGGGCGACTGCCACGCACTCGCCGGAGAACATGCGCGACCGGTTCGCACGGGCCGTGCAGGCGGCGTCCGGCCTCCCGTAA